Proteins from a genomic interval of Helicobacter pylori Shi112:
- a CDS encoding PBECR2 nuclease fold domain-containing protein, which translates to MIEELNNGVKQASDELKEATKPSNLVKSIREQDARPFEVIKDKEAFFKDLNQNLNDNATALPKGMSVEEFKQTLESVENKERFLEHLQTRENSDERLKALNLVEPTLREPHIEIFTKDKNNATDKKEYIKAFKDENQARLYMLITQDNDTILRTFIPDTPERYVRNHVRNADIIHSFIQPNRTANSDDLEAVVVYGENTTKKPLTSQEDLLKTQENAPKNTQDLSPLELAKAEKLAKLESDRIESEKEFLKAKEQEQARKAALKKKLEHERGNAGNIESQTKIEVGEDIPAHTQAQIPKSRVRLNEREIYDLDYAIVKAKDLKPSFTTGGTQKRTDMNEEQIKSISENFDPKKIFGSGGFEDLPIILHDGQVIAGNHRIQGMLNFTPKSRFSYEKAIKEYYHIDLKPDELLVRLPSKRLNNTEINNLAASSNQGRFNSESDHAIAVLSHYESKLKELESQLNADSVYSLKNIVAKNLNFDKATHPNVTDSNLSLLMYNMPRTKTQGIELLNRWQKEFSNDIKSYEKIKKMFVDNAGSFHNLIHDMNFPNVSLNAYLSDIMDRSFANLKNYQSTSESLKDLSEKFYKTNSLEMFEKSDQGISDISEILGGAIARFARFDDPSKALFEALRSDNIKKGLKEFKIADVAKDMFDPNSKEFKDIDIYDFTHYLLMVNREPNETNPALNRLIEAVKDMQKESKNAKEASKKSAEKTQKGIKERAFIKQD; encoded by the coding sequence ATCATTGAAGAGCTTAATAACGGCGTTAAACAAGCCAGCGATGAACTCAAAGAAGCCACAAAACCGAGTAATCTAGTTAAAAGCATAAGAGAGCAAGATGCGCGCCCTTTTGAGGTCATAAAAGACAAAGAAGCTTTTTTTAAAGACTTGAACCAAAATCTAAACGATAACGCTACCGCCTTGCCTAAAGGCATGAGCGTTGAAGAATTTAAGCAAACTTTAGAGAGCGTTGAAAACAAAGAAAGGTTTTTAGAACATTTACAAACAAGAGAAAACAGCGATGAAAGGTTAAAAGCGCTTAATTTAGTAGAACCAACTCTTAGAGAGCCTCACATTGAAATTTTCACTAAAGATAAAAATAACGCTACAGATAAAAAAGAATATATCAAAGCGTTTAAAGATGAAAACCAAGCGCGCCTATATATGCTAATCACACAAGATAACGATACGATTTTAAGGACTTTTATACCAGATACACCTGAGAGATATGTAAGAAATCATGTAAGAAATGCTGACATTATCCACTCTTTCATTCAGCCGAACAGAACCGCAAATAGCGACGACTTAGAAGCCGTAGTGGTCTATGGAGAGAATACTACTAAAAAACCTCTAACAAGTCAAGAGGATTTACTCAAAACACAAGAAAACGCGCCAAAAAACACGCAAGATTTAAGCCCTCTAGAACTTGCCAAAGCCGAAAAGCTTGCCAAATTAGAAAGCGATCGCATAGAGAGCGAAAAAGAGTTTTTGAAAGCCAAAGAGCAAGAACAAGCACGAAAAGCCGCTTTAAAAAAGAAATTAGAACACGAGCGAGGCAATGCAGGCAACATTGAAAGCCAGACTAAAATAGAAGTTGGAGAAGATATACCAGCACACACGCAAGCGCAAATCCCTAAAAGCCGAGTGAGGTTGAATGAAAGAGAGATTTACGATCTAGATTATGCGATCGTGAAAGCTAAAGACCTAAAACCAAGCTTTACCACAGGCGGAACGCAGAAACGCACCGACATGAACGAAGAACAGATTAAAAGCATTTCAGAGAATTTTGATCCAAAAAAGATATTTGGAAGCGGAGGTTTTGAAGATTTACCGATCATTTTACACGACGGGCAAGTGATCGCAGGAAACCACCGAATCCAAGGCATGCTAAATTTCACGCCTAAAAGCCGTTTTTCTTACGAGAAAGCGATCAAGGAATACTATCATATAGATTTAAAGCCGGACGAGTTGTTAGTGCGCTTGCCTTCTAAACGCTTAAATAATACCGAGATCAACAATTTAGCAGCATCAAGCAATCAAGGACGCTTTAATAGCGAGAGCGATCATGCAATAGCGGTTTTAAGCCACTATGAAAGCAAATTAAAAGAATTAGAAAGCCAATTAAACGCTGATAGCGTCTATTCTTTAAAAAATATCGTTGCTAAAAATCTTAATTTTGATAAGGCTACTCATCCTAATGTAACCGATAGCAACTTGAGTCTTTTGATGTATAACATGCCAAGGACGAAAACGCAAGGCATAGAGCTATTAAACCGCTGGCAGAAAGAATTTTCTAACGACATTAAAAGCTATGAAAAAATAAAAAAAATGTTTGTAGATAACGCCGGGAGTTTTCACAATCTAATCCATGACATGAATTTCCCCAATGTAAGCCTGAACGCTTATTTAAGCGACATAATGGATCGGTCTTTTGCTAATTTAAAGAACTACCAAAGCACGAGCGAGAGCCTGAAAGACTTGAGCGAAAAATTCTATAAAACGAATAGTTTAGAAATGTTTGAAAAGAGCGATCAAGGAATAAGCGATATCAGCGAGATTTTAGGAGGAGCGATCGCAAGGTTTGCGAGGTTTGATGATCCTTCTAAAGCGTTATTTGAAGCCTTAAGAAGCGATAACATTAAAAAAGGTTTGAAAGAATTTAAGATCGCTGATGTTGCAAAGGACATGTTTGATCCTAATAGTAAGGAATTTAAGGACATTGATATTTACGATTTCACGCATTACCTTTTAATGGTTAATAGAGAGCCTAATGAAACTAATCCCGCCTTAAATCGTTTGATTGAAGCCGTAAAGGACATGCAAAAAGAAAGCAAGAACGCCAAAGAAGCAAGCAAAAAGAGTGCAGAGAAGACACAAAAAGGGATTAAGGAACGAGCCTTTATAAAACAAGATTAA
- the ruvA gene encoding Holliday junction branch migration protein RuvA, whose translation MIVGLIGVVEKISALEVHIEVQGVVYGVQVSMRTSALLQAGQKARLKILQVIKEDAHLLYGFLEESEKILFERLLKINGVGGRIALAILSSFSPNEFESIIATKEVKRLQQVPGIGKKLADKIMVDLIGFFIQDETKPMHNEVFLALESLGFKSAEINKVLKTLKPHLSTEAAIKEALQQLRS comes from the coding sequence ATGATAGTGGGTTTGATAGGGGTTGTGGAAAAAATCTCTGCTTTAGAAGTGCATATAGAAGTGCAAGGGGTTGTTTATGGGGTGCAAGTTTCTATGCGAACTTCTGCTTTGCTCCAAGCGGGCCAAAAAGCGCGTTTGAAAATCTTACAAGTAATTAAAGAAGATGCGCATCTTTTATACGGGTTTTTAGAAGAGAGCGAAAAAATCCTCTTTGAAAGGCTTTTAAAAATCAATGGGGTAGGGGGGCGTATCGCTTTAGCCATTCTTTCAAGCTTTTCGCCGAATGAATTTGAAAGCATTATCGCCACTAAAGAAGTCAAAAGACTCCAGCAAGTCCCAGGCATTGGCAAAAAGCTCGCTGATAAGATCATGGTGGATTTGATTGGTTTTTTCATTCAAGATGAAACAAAACCCATGCATAATGAAGTCTTTTTAGCCCTAGAGAGTTTGGGCTTTAAAAGCGCTGAAATCAATAAAGTTTTAAAAACCCTAAAACCCCATCTCAGCACCGAAGCAGCGATTAAAGAAGCCTTACAACAACTGCGCTCTTAA
- a CDS encoding FapA family protein encodes MSLEHFAPIKVERCKDIQKELKKAAAENKLQTEDLWFEILKTSIFIKNSAKDDFSEAFGGELQQLEEDEYYEKKELTLYQTHDIKIKSNAYKRFFEVEVDEHLSKIEIILDECFIVLDTEEHYQEMFGYIKERLAFEGVVFRHLSQMYENLKTELRKYKKEAQNKRFILYASLTFIPNTEEQSHFLLEEEYLPTHIIPLSDQEESFVKENDYIAKENQKVACVNYPKQGKDGRNLKGLYIELPKVANSPTPIGHDKNAFEEREENNALVYYSKALQGVKMEKGRLVSKQNFIFKNGIKSIETPNLLGGVESGLVLEIQAKDELSDAIDSNLILEASAINIKGNVGKNVILVAKEITIEGQIHPESYVYANKARITNHKGVCYAKEFECKYLERAKVYANSVKVEASAGSVVYAKEIALEKLKSDNKLYFSKQCLIDEVDGNGNRFIFYAFGGRENQEELKAAKQKLNALGLKSKKIIAQHQSLNHLVKNHQAIMEKLKNATEEIKRSLMQQESVKDAYSEFVFALKRLKILKAQMLELQKINNECYAKLISIENSFQHASVMTKNPFKQENIVIYHRNYPKVSNLSAMLSHNESVNVIYEDHKIKKVPKSAIKG; translated from the coding sequence ATGAGCTTGGAGCATTTTGCCCCTATAAAAGTTGAGCGGTGCAAAGACATTCAAAAAGAATTAAAAAAAGCGGCCGCTGAAAATAAATTGCAAACAGAAGATCTATGGTTTGAGATTTTAAAAACTTCTATTTTTATCAAAAACAGCGCTAAAGACGATTTTAGTGAGGCTTTTGGTGGGGAATTGCAACAACTAGAAGAAGATGAATACTATGAAAAAAAAGAGCTAACCCTTTATCAAACCCACGACATTAAAATCAAATCAAACGCCTATAAGCGCTTTTTTGAAGTGGAAGTGGATGAACATTTGAGTAAAATAGAAATTATTTTAGACGAGTGTTTTATTGTCCTAGACACTGAAGAGCATTACCAAGAAATGTTTGGGTATATTAAAGAGCGTTTAGCCTTTGAAGGCGTGGTGTTTCGCCACCTTTCACAAATGTATGAAAATTTAAAAACAGAGTTAAGAAAATATAAAAAAGAAGCCCAAAATAAACGCTTTATTTTATACGCTTCTTTAACCTTTATCCCTAATACAGAAGAACAATCCCATTTTTTACTAGAAGAAGAATACCTTCCAACGCATATTATTCCCTTAAGCGATCAAGAAGAATCTTTTGTTAAAGAAAATGATTATATCGCTAAAGAAAATCAAAAAGTCGCTTGCGTGAATTACCCCAAACAAGGCAAAGACGGCCGTAACCTTAAAGGCCTTTATATTGAATTGCCTAAAGTTGCCAATTCGCCCACCCCTATAGGGCATGACAAAAACGCTTTTGAAGAAAGAGAAGAAAATAACGCTTTAGTGTATTACTCCAAAGCCTTACAAGGGGTTAAAATGGAAAAAGGGCGTTTGGTTTCTAAGCAAAATTTTATTTTTAAAAACGGGATCAAGTCTATTGAAACGCCCAATCTTTTAGGGGGAGTGGAGAGCGGGTTGGTTTTAGAAATTCAAGCTAAAGATGAATTGAGCGATGCGATTGATTCTAATCTCATTTTAGAAGCGAGCGCGATTAACATTAAGGGCAATGTGGGCAAAAATGTGATCTTAGTGGCTAAAGAAATCACTATAGAGGGGCAAATCCACCCTGAAAGCTATGTCTATGCCAATAAAGCGCGTATCACTAACCATAAGGGCGTGTGCTACGCTAAAGAGTTTGAGTGCAAGTATTTAGAGCGCGCTAAGGTGTATGCCAATAGCGTTAAAGTGGAAGCGAGCGCGGGGAGCGTGGTCTATGCGAAAGAAATCGCTTTAGAAAAGCTCAAAAGCGATAACAAGCTGTATTTTTCCAAGCAATGTTTGATTGATGAGGTGGATGGTAATGGCAACCGCTTTATTTTTTACGCTTTTGGGGGGCGAGAAAACCAAGAAGAATTGAAAGCCGCTAAACAAAAACTCAATGCATTAGGGTTAAAATCCAAAAAAATCATCGCTCAGCACCAGTCCTTAAACCATTTAGTCAAAAACCATCAAGCCATCATGGAAAAACTTAAAAACGCCACCGAAGAAATCAAACGCTCTTTAATGCAACAAGAAAGCGTGAAAGACGCTTATAGCGAGTTTGTGTTTGCCTTAAAGCGTTTGAAAATCTTAAAAGCCCAAATGCTAGAATTGCAAAAAATCAATAACGAATGTTACGCTAAACTCATCAGCATAGAAAACAGCTTCCAGCATGCAAGCGTTATGACTAAAAACCCTTTCAAGCAAGAAAATATCGTAATCTACCATCGCAATTACCCTAAAGTGAGCAACTTGAGCGCCATGTTAAGCCATAATGAAAGCGTGAATGTGATCTATGAAGATCATAAAATCAAAAAAGTCCCTAAAAGCGCTATAAAAGGCTAG
- the murJ gene encoding murein biosynthesis integral membrane protein MurJ: MLKKIFLTNSLGILCSRIFGFLRDLMMANILGAGVYSDIFFVAFKLPNLFRRIFAEGSFSQSFLPSFIRSSIKGSFASLVGLIFCGVLLIWCLLVALNPLWLAKLLAYGFDEEKLKLCAPIVAINFWYLLLVFITTFLGALLQYKHSFFASAYSASLLNLCMILALFVSKEKTHLEALYYLSYGVLLGGVAQILLHFYPLVKLGLWALLFKGLLGFKTKNALKKKYRSQRIKRDLKGFFKQFLPSVFGNSTTQIASFLDTTIASFLASGSVSYLYYANRVFQLPLALFAIAISTALFPSIAIAIKNHQQDLILQRLQKAWFFLVGVLLLCSIGGIMLSKEITELLFERGQFSPKDTLITSQVFSLYLLGLLPFGLTKLFSLWLYAKLEQKKAAKISLISLFLGLAASLSLMPLLGVLGLALANSLSGLFLFVLTIKAFGFQPFLGIIKNLKLWLVILFLACVEILLLLAFKSWVTHLYLFYYFQGF, encoded by the coding sequence ATGCTAAAAAAAATATTTTTAACCAACAGCTTAGGGATTTTATGTTCTAGGATTTTTGGCTTTTTACGGGATTTGATGATGGCTAATATTCTAGGGGCTGGGGTGTATAGCGATATTTTCTTTGTGGCTTTCAAATTGCCTAATTTGTTCAGGCGTATTTTTGCGGAGGGCTCTTTTTCACAAAGCTTTTTACCAAGCTTCATACGAAGTTCCATTAAAGGGAGCTTTGCGAGTTTGGTGGGGCTTATTTTTTGTGGCGTTTTATTGATATGGTGCTTATTGGTGGCATTAAATCCCTTGTGGCTAGCTAAACTCCTCGCTTATGGCTTTGATGAAGAAAAACTCAAACTATGCGCCCCTATTGTAGCGATCAATTTTTGGTATCTTTTATTGGTGTTTATCACCACCTTTTTAGGCGCGCTTCTGCAATACAAACACAGCTTTTTTGCCAGCGCTTATAGCGCAAGCTTACTCAATTTATGCATGATTTTAGCCCTTTTTGTTTCTAAAGAAAAAACGCATTTAGAAGCGTTGTATTATTTGAGCTATGGCGTGCTTTTAGGGGGCGTGGCTCAAATTTTATTGCACTTTTATCCTTTAGTCAAATTGGGCTTATGGGCTTTATTGTTTAAAGGGTTGTTGGGTTTTAAGACTAAAAACGCGCTCAAAAAAAAATACCGCTCTCAAAGAATTAAAAGGGATTTGAAAGGGTTTTTCAAGCAATTCCTCCCCAGCGTCTTCGGCAATTCTACCACTCAGATCGCTTCTTTTTTAGACACCACGATAGCCTCTTTTCTGGCGAGCGGGAGCGTGTCTTATTTGTATTACGCTAATAGAGTCTTCCAGCTCCCTTTAGCTTTATTTGCCATAGCCATATCCACAGCCCTTTTCCCTAGCATTGCGATCGCCATTAAAAACCATCAGCAGGATTTAATCTTACAGCGCTTGCAAAAGGCGTGGTTTTTTTTGGTGGGGGTTTTGCTTCTTTGCAGCATTGGGGGGATAATGTTAAGCAAAGAAATCACAGAGCTTTTATTTGAAAGGGGGCAATTTAGCCCTAAAGACACCCTAATCACTTCGCAAGTCTTTTCGCTCTATCTTTTAGGCTTGCTCCCTTTTGGGCTAACCAAACTCTTTTCTTTGTGGCTTTATGCGAAATTAGAGCAAAAAAAAGCGGCTAAAATCTCTTTAATTTCGCTTTTTTTAGGTTTAGCGGCTTCTTTGAGTTTGATGCCTTTGTTAGGGGTTTTAGGCTTGGCTTTAGCGAATAGTTTGAGCGGGTTATTTTTATTTGTTTTAACGATAAAAGCGTTTGGCTTTCAACCATTCTTGGGTATAATTAAAAATTTAAAATTATGGCTTGTAATTCTTTTCCTCGCTTGCGTGGAAATCTTATTACTCTTAGCGTTCAAATCGTGGGTTACACATTTATATTTATTTTATTATTTTCAAGGTTTTTAA
- the cysS gene encoding cysteine--tRNA ligase: MFIYDTKLKQKVPFEPLVEKKANIYVCGPTVYDDAHLGHARSAIAFDLLRRTLELSGYEVVLVRNFTDIDDKIINKALKENKSIQELSSIYIESYTRDLNALNVKKPSLEPKASEYLDAMVGMIETLLEKNIAYQISNGDIYLDTSKDKDYGSLSVHNSSMEFGRIGLVQEKRLEQDFVLWKSYKGDNDVGFDSPLGKGRPGWHIECSSMIFKTLALTDTPYQIDIHAGGADLLFPHHENEACQTRCAFGVELAKYWMHNGFVNINNEKMSKSLGNSFFIKDALKNYDGEILRNYLLGVHYRSVLNFNEEDLLVSKKRLDKIYRLKQRVLGTLGEINPNFKKEILECMQDDLNVSKALSVLESMLSSTNEKLDQNPKNKALKGEILANLKFVEELLGIGFKDPVEYFQLGVSGSEKQEIENKIEERKRAKEQKDFLKADNIREELLKQKIALMDTPQGTIWEKFF, from the coding sequence ATGTTTATTTATGATACCAAACTAAAACAAAAAGTCCCTTTTGAGCCTTTAGTTGAAAAAAAGGCGAATATTTATGTGTGCGGGCCTACGGTGTATGATGACGCTCATTTAGGGCATGCCAGGAGCGCGATTGCTTTTGATTTGTTAAGGCGCACGCTTGAATTGAGCGGCTATGAAGTGGTGCTAGTAAGGAATTTCACGGATATTGATGATAAAATCATCAACAAAGCCCTAAAAGAAAACAAAAGCATTCAAGAACTAAGCAGCATTTATATTGAATCTTACACGAGGGATTTAAACGCTTTGAACGTGAAAAAACCCAGCCTAGAGCCTAAAGCGAGCGAGTATTTAGACGCTATGGTGGGCATGATTGAAACGCTTTTAGAAAAAAATATCGCTTATCAGATCTCTAATGGGGATATTTATTTAGACACGAGCAAGGATAAAGATTACGGATCTTTGAGCGTGCATAATAGCAGCATGGAATTTGGCCGTATTGGTTTGGTGCAAGAAAAACGGCTTGAGCAGGATTTTGTGTTATGGAAAAGCTATAAGGGGGATAATGATGTGGGCTTTGATAGCCCTTTAGGCAAAGGGCGCCCTGGCTGGCATATAGAATGCTCTAGCATGATCTTTAAAACTTTAGCGCTCACTGACACCCCTTATCAAATTGACATCCATGCAGGCGGAGCGGATTTGTTATTCCCCCACCATGAAAATGAAGCGTGCCAAACCCGTTGCGCCTTTGGCGTGGAGCTTGCCAAATACTGGATGCATAATGGCTTTGTGAATATCAATAACGAAAAAATGTCTAAAAGTTTAGGGAATAGCTTTTTTATTAAAGACGCCCTCAAAAACTATGATGGCGAAATTTTGCGCAATTACTTACTAGGGGTGCATTATCGCTCTGTTTTGAATTTCAATGAAGAAGATTTATTGGTGAGTAAAAAACGCTTGGATAAAATCTATCGTTTAAAACAGCGTGTTTTAGGGACTCTTGGAGAAATAAATCCAAACTTTAAAAAAGAAATTTTAGAATGCATGCAAGATGATTTAAACGTTTCTAAAGCGTTGAGCGTTTTAGAAAGCATGCTTTCTTCTACTAATGAAAAACTGGATCAAAACCCCAAAAACAAGGCTTTGAAAGGCGAAATTTTAGCGAATTTGAAATTTGTAGAAGAACTGCTTGGCATCGGGTTTAAAGACCCTGTAGAATATTTCCAATTAGGCGTGAGTGGAAGCGAAAAACAAGAAATTGAAAACAAGATAGAAGAAAGAAAACGCGCCAAAGAGCAAAAAGATTTTTTAAAAGCCGATAACATCAGAGAAGAGCTTTTGAAACAAAAAATCGCTTTGATGGACACCCCACAAGGCACGATCTGGGAGAAGTTTTTTTAA